One part of the Nematostella vectensis chromosome 8, jaNemVect1.1, whole genome shotgun sequence genome encodes these proteins:
- the LOC5515207 gene encoding uncharacterized protein LOC5515207 has translation MATASDLVAGNTDAVYSASTSLNFNHQPDYAKFSSYQGYRAWCPLTVHGSHWLQICLGHVTLVTGVVTQRRGDSYEVWVTSFQVSHSLDGTNFQYYNEEPGGAIKTFSCGSQVTTACKTIFMSSIKAKCIRLHIQAWNTQAAGEYLCMRAQLIGHIKETVGAPVFSDVASDVTAYQHEDVTLSCNSAGDLPITTSWSRDDQVLQTSTSQTNLALSNVTSLQTGHYKCTVTNARGSNSRIVHLLVKEPLSMCSNYVTLADDSRLSSRVTATLQTDDVSLNESNWYLLTGQTGYYRLPVRAVPEGRCGATSSGWMNGGHPSVQDGVVKRTVCFHSNAEVCRYSVTILVRNCFGYHVYRFKKLDASWNARYCAENFNEGGFDKPEVRLFSSPPLDYVNTQGDGHMTHREYHVTSDFACMQYCMLHPGCRTFKYDASLMTCMLSNSTTDDQTILSQAVVFYGQTGT, from the exons ATGG CGACTGCTTCAGATCTAGTGGCTGGGAATACTGACGCGGTATATAGCGCCTCGACAAGCCTCAACTTTAACCACCAACCAGATTACGCGAAATTCTCCTCCTACCAGGGTTATCGTGCTTGGTGCCCGTTAACAGTACATGGTAGCCATTGGCTTCAAATCTGCCTTGGTCACGTGACTCTCGTGACAGGAGTTGTCACGCAACGCCGAGGAGATAGTTACGAAGTGTGGGTGACGAGTTTCCAA GTGTCTCATAGTCTGGATGGAACTAATTTCCAATATTACAATGAAGAACCAGGAGGGGCAATCAAg ACATTTTCTTGTGGATCGCAAGTAACTACGGCCTGTAAGACCATCTTCATGTCATCGATCAAAGCAAAATGCATCCGGTTGCATATCCAAGCCTGGAATACCCAAGCCGCCGGTGAATACCTGTGCATGAGAGCTCAACTAATTGGCCATATTAAGG AGACAGTGGGCGCGCCTGTGTTCTCCGATGTTGCTAGTGACGTCACCGCATACCAACACGAAGATGTCACCCTGTCTTGCAACTCTGCCGGCGATCTGCCAATCACAACTTCTtggtcacgtgacgaccaGGTGTTACAGACCAGTACCTCTCAGACAAACCTGGCGCTGAGTAACGTGACATCCTTGCAGACTGGGCACTACAAGTGCACCGTGACAAACGCGCGTGGATCAAACTCAAGGATTGTCCATCTTCTCGTCAAAG AGCCACTGAGCATGTGTTCTAACTACGTCACACTCGCGGACGATTCCCGCCTTTCCTCACGCGTGACCGCTACGCTTCAAACCGATGACGTCAGCCTTAACGAGTCAAACTGGTACCTCCTTACTGGACAAACCGGTTACTACCGGCTTCCAGTGCGCGCCGTTCCCGAGGGTCGATGCGGCGCCACGTCATCTGGCTGGATGAATGGTGGGCACCCTAGCGTGCAAGACGGCGTCGTCAAGAGGACTGTCTGTTTCCATAGCAACGCAGAGGTGTGTCGCTACAGCGTGACGATCCTTGTGCGCAACTGCTTCGGATATCACGTGTACAGATTCAAGAAATTAGACGCCTCCTGGAACGCTCGGTACTGCGCTGAGAATTTCAATGAAG GTGGGTTCGACAAGCCTGAAGTGCGTCTCTTCTCCAGTCCCCCTCTCGACTACGTCAATACCCAAGGAGACGGTCATATGACCCACAGAGAGTACCACGTGACAAGTGACTTCGCGTGCATGCAATATTGTATGCTACATCCGGGATGTCGCACTTTCAAATATGATGCCTCCCTGATGACTTGCATGCTCAGTAATTCCACTACCGATGACCAGACGATTCTGAGCCAGGCTGTGGTTTTTTACGGTCAGACTGGCACGTAG